The DNA region TCCAGTACACTCCTGTGCTTTCCATCGCCACATGGGTACATTCGAAAGAGGAAAGCCAATCACTGAGCTCCAATAAATCCGGGGTCATTGTCCCAAAGGATTGCGTTTCTTTCACAAGACGTTTTCCATGCTTTCCAGCAATAACTGTGGCAACAACGGAGTCTTTGTGAACGTCCAATCCAGCACAGCGTTCAAGCAAATCTTCCATAACGATGTTCCTTTCAAATGAAATAAGAACAGGGTTCGCTTCGATCGGAGAAAGATGTAATTTGATATACGTGCTCGTGGCAACAGTAGGTTGTGCTCCACGATCGAAAGCTGTCCGTTTAGTTATCGGGGTCTGATGTTACTCCCACCATAAAAAGTTACGACTTACCATTCCCCTGNATCGAAGGTCCTCTGGGAAATGTTCCGGCACATAGCC from Pueribacillus theae includes:
- a CDS encoding IS110 family transposase, which translates into the protein MEDLLERCAGLDVHKDSVVATVIAGKHGKRLVKETQSFGTMTPDLLELSDWLSSFECTHVAMESTGVYW